The following proteins are co-located in the Penaeus monodon isolate SGIC_2016 chromosome 10, NSTDA_Pmon_1, whole genome shotgun sequence genome:
- the LOC119577684 gene encoding LIM domain-containing protein A-like codes for MYQLTIFNTHPDTATVISNRNRTPIVGELPTCHKHHRSPRQRPHPQPSVTITSPKSPSHPSHSQHHLMTVITINRPKIHHQVLINGHNPHQNHHHNTNQSPQKSPPQHEPVTTTTRTSHHPNHHHNTNQSPQHEPVTTEITTTTRTSHHRNHHHNTNQSPPQHEPVTTEITTTTRTSHHHNTNQSPPKSPPIPPPHQRSDSLRQSQ; via the coding sequence atgtaccaGTTAACAATCTTCAACACTCATCCCGACACAGCCACAGTCATCTCGAACCGGAACAGAACCCCTATTGTTGGGGAACTTCCTACCTGTCACAAGCACCACAGAAGCCCCCGACAGCGACCACACCCACAGCCCTCtgtcaccatcacatcaccaaaaTCACCATCACACCCATCACACAGCCAACACCATCTCATGACTGTCATCACCATCAACCGTCCTAAGATTCACCACCAAGTTCTTATTAACGGCCATAATCCCCACCAAAATCACCACCACAACACGAACCAGTCACCACAGAAATCACCACCACAACACGAACCAGTCACCACCACAACACGAACCAGTCACCACCCAAATCACCACCACAACACGAACCAGTCACCACAACACGAACCAGTCACCACAGAAATCACCACCACAACACGAACCAGTCACCACAGAAATCACCACCACAACACGAACCAGTCACCACCACAACACGAACCAGTCACCACAGAAATCACCACCACAACACGAACCAGTCACCACCACAACACGAACCAGTCACCACCCAAATCACCAccaattccccctccccaccaacgaTCAGACTCTCTCCGTCAATCACAGTGA